One Rouxiella sp. S1S-2 genomic window, TCGCAGTGTGTGATAAAACTTTGCTGAGTAAGCTTACTCAACGGTAAGTCTGAAATCTCATGTTTTTTTATTAAATTCAACGCATCACGCTTAGAACGACCAAAGGTCACATGCTCATGCTTCATGTATTTTGAGATGAGTTCACCTAGGGTTAATTCTGAGCTAGATTGATTATCATCAGACTTCGAATGCTTATTTGGAATGCCATACTGTTCAATGTGAGCAACGCGAGCTCTTCCCCATGCCTTTGCCAAAGATATTTTTGCGAAAGTTTTTCTTTCACGATGAATGAACTCTCCACCTTCTTTAACGCTGAGGGTGCATCGATATTTTATAGCACCATCTTTCAAGGTTCTTTTTTCAACACTAAACGAAGCCATAAGCATTTTCCTTTTTAGACTCCCAATACAGGGGGTACTGTAGGGGGTACTGATGGCAATAAAATAGCTTAAAAAGAATCAAAATGCATCATAAAGCACAGTACAAATATACAGGTGTTAATATAATTCATTGTTTTATATGTTATTTTTATTGTTATTTTTTGGTGGGTGCCCGTCATCTTGGCGGGGCTTTTTTTATCTTACTGTCCTATTCGTGCTTGAAATAAGAGTTTTGCCCTAACTTAAATAAGGTTGATTTTTTTTATTTTTATTAATTATTGACTTGGATGAATTAAAATTAATTTATTTTTACTATTTTTACTATTTTTACTATTTTTTAATGTTAAGTGAATGAGTTTATATTGAATGTATGAATATTAATTAATCTTTATATGGATTTTTGGTTGTCTAGGGTGTATCCATCAGCGATGTGTAAATTTTAATTTTTCATTAATACTTTTGCTGGAGTGAGATGTTGAATGCTGTGGCCTAATACACTAAGGTTTGGTTGGTGTTAAAATATCATAAGGCTCCTGGGGTTTAACTAACAAGCTGATTAATGTGTGAATTTTGAGTTAGCATCAATCAGTGCGAGAGCAGCATAATAAAAAATCGTTCCATACATGGTGTGAATTAATTATTTAATTATCCTCTATTGAACATCCGGTTATGAGGGTGTTAAGGCATCATATTACAGCCGCAGATTTTAATACTGACTGTAATTTTTTTGATTACGGGCTTTCTTCCTTACAGGCCATCTCCTTACATCTTGAAATGCTGTAGATTTTATGATGATCATGCCCCTTGGCCCCGATTTGGCGAGAGAGTTGTCTATATCACCCACTTACATAGGTTATTTGGGAGGAGGCTATACGCTTGCGGCAGCGCTTTCATCGTTATTTACGGCCAAGTTTATTGATAACTTTGATCGTAAACACGTGACGATTGTCGCTCTGCTTGGACTGACATTATCGACGTTATTATGTGGATTTGCCTGGGATATGCAAAGTCTCTTCATCGCTCGCCTGTTTGCTGGCCTATTTGCAGGGCCTGCAACGTCTATTGCGCTGGCAATCGTAACTGATCAGGTACCTACGGCACAGCGAGGGCGAGCAATGGCTATTGTTATGGGCGCTTTCTCAGTCGCTGCCATTGGCGGTGTACCCTTTGGGTTGAAGCTGGCACTCTGGTACAGCTGGAGCACCCCCTTCTTTGTCGTGAGTTTGTGTGGCGTGATAACGCTCATTGCCGTATGGGCGTTATTACCTAATATGACCCACCATCTCGACGATAAAAATCAACAGCCACAGACGGGCGTCTTATTGCTTAACCTCCTTGGAAAATCGCCAGTGCAGGGAGCTTGTACTGGCTTGTAAATGAGTTCATTCATTAATATATAAAAGCAGACTAATTTTCAAATTGCCTGTGCGGTTTAATTATTTATTGAGGGGATCTGTTGAAGCTCAGTGTAAATCCTCAGCCCTTGCTCTTTTCCTATGCAAACATCATTATCGGCGCCCTGTGATGGGCCGGGAATACGCAAGATTGCATCACAGTGCTGAAGTAAACGATGAGCAACGGGATATAAAAATGCCTCGCTGACTTCATCACCTATTTTCTGTGAACCGGCTGTCAATATGAGCATTCTTTTCATGAATTCACCTGTAAAATTTGGTTCATCGCCAAATGCTGAAGCAGCATAATTGTTTTTGCATCCTGAATTTCGCCATTCCTGACTGCGGACAGTGCCTGCTCAAAAGACCATTCCAATACTTCAATATCTTCGCCTTCATCAGCCAGTCCTCCACCGGCACCGCTGCGATTGTGCTCTGCGTACTCAGCAATAAAAAAGAACAGCTTTTCCGTGACCGATCCTGGGCTCATATAAGCTTCAAATACCTTCTCGACGGCGGTGACTTTTAAGCCGGTCTCTTCCTCCGCTTCTGCAATAATACGTTTCTCGGGAGAAGCGTTATCCAATAACCCCGCAGCCGCCTCTATCAGGAAACCGCTGTGGCCGTTGATATAAACGGGAAGGCGGAATTGTCGGGTCAGCACGACGGTTTGCTTGGCTTTGTTATAAAGCAGGATGACTGCGCCATTTCCGCGATCGTAAGCTTCTCGGCTCTGTTCCTGCCAGCGGCCGTCTCGGCGTAAAAGTTCAAAGGTGTATTTTTTGAGCGTATACCAGTTATCAGACAGTAGTTGCTCTCTGATATGTCGGACTTTTTGCTGTTCTTTGTGCATGTTTTTGCTCCTTTAGGATGACAAGAAACACGCTATCATGCACAATCGTGCAATATCAAGATCAATCGTGAATGGTGTCAGAAATGTTATCGAGCCAGAGAAAGCAGCTTATTTTGGAAATTTTAGCGCGCGAGAAACAGGTTTTATCCCGGGAGTTGAGTCAGAGATTTGCTATATCAGAAGACTCAATTCGTCGTGATTTAAGGGAGTTAGCGGCTGAGGGACTTCTTCAGCGAGTTCACGGTGGGGCCTTAACCGTCTCTGCTGCGATTGCACCGTTTCAAGTAAGAAAAAGCGTGCAGATACCGTCAAAGAAAATCATTGCGCAGAAGGCGATAACGCTTATTCAACCAGGATATATCGTTATTGTTGACGGAGGCACAACCTCTGAGGAAT contains:
- a CDS encoding MFS transporter, producing the protein MMIMPLGPDLARELSISPTYIGYLGGGYTLAAALSSLFTAKFIDNFDRKHVTIVALLGLTLSTLLCGFAWDMQSLFIARLFAGLFAGPATSIALAIVTDQVPTAQRGRAMAIVMGAFSVAAIGGVPFGLKLALWYSWSTPFFVVSLCGVITLIAVWALLPNMTHHLDDKNQQPQTGVLLLNLLGKSPVQGACTGL
- a CDS encoding NUDIX domain-containing protein, which encodes MHKEQQKVRHIREQLLSDNWYTLKKYTFELLRRDGRWQEQSREAYDRGNGAVILLYNKAKQTVVLTRQFRLPVYINGHSGFLIEAAAGLLDNASPEKRIIAEAEEETGLKVTAVEKVFEAYMSPGSVTEKLFFFIAEYAEHNRSGAGGGLADEGEDIEVLEWSFEQALSAVRNGEIQDAKTIMLLQHLAMNQILQVNS